The Campylobacter hyointestinalis subsp. hyointestinalis nucleotide sequence ATCTAGGGTACAATATATTCACCAAATTTAAAGAGAAAAAAGATGAATGATATAAGTATAATAATCCTAGCAGCCGGTAACGGTACACGTATGAAATCAAGCAAATCAAAGGTTTTGCACGAGCTTTGTGGTGAGCCTATGATAACTCACATACTAAAAAAATCCTATGAAATAACTAGCGACGTTAGAGTCGTCTTGTCATATCAGTTTGAAGAGGTAAAAAGTGTAGTTTTAGCAGAATTTGAAAATACTAAAATTTGCAAACAAGATACAGTAAATTTCCCAGGAACCGCGGGAGCACTAAGAGCCGCTATAAATGATCTAAATTCAAAAAAAACACTCATCATCTGCGGAGATATGCCTTTAGTGCAAGTTAATGAGCTAAAAGCGCTTTGCGAAAACAGCTCAGACGTCACGCTTAGCACATTTAAAGCTATAGATCCAAACGGATATGGCAGAGTCATAACAAAAGATAAAAAAGTAGTAAAGATCGTAGAGCAAAAAGACGCAAACGAAAATGAGATCAAAGTAGATCTTTGTAATGCAGGAGCATACTGTTTTGATACGAATTTACTTAAAGATCTTATCCCACTTATCAAAAATAACAACGCTAGTAAAGAATTTTATCTCACCGATGCTATAGAACTAGCTATAAACAGAGGTTTTAGCGTAAGTTTTAGCTTGGTTAGCGAAGCAAATTTTATGGGTATAAACGATAAATTTGCTCTAAGCTTGGCCGAAGAGATCATGCAAAACTCCATAAAAGAAAAACTTATGAAAAATGGTGTCATAATGCACCTTCCAAAAACTATTTTTATAGATAGTAGAGCAAAGTTTGAAGGAGAATGCATAATCGAGCCAAATGTTATGATAATA carries:
- the glmU gene encoding bifunctional UDP-N-acetylglucosamine diphosphorylase/glucosamine-1-phosphate N-acetyltransferase GlmU — encoded protein: MNDISIIILAAGNGTRMKSSKSKVLHELCGEPMITHILKKSYEITSDVRVVLSYQFEEVKSVVLAEFENTKICKQDTVNFPGTAGALRAAINDLNSKKTLIICGDMPLVQVNELKALCENSSDVTLSTFKAIDPNGYGRVITKDKKVVKIVEQKDANENEIKVDLCNAGAYCFDTNLLKDLIPLIKNNNASKEFYLTDAIELAINRGFSVSFSLVSEANFMGINDKFALSLAEEIMQNSIKEKLMKNGVIMHLPKTIFIDSRAKFEGECIIEPNVMIIGNSVIKNSVIKSGSVIEYSQVDSSDVGPMAHLRPNSKIKKTHIGNFVELKNANLDTVKAGHLSYLGDCDISSGTNIGCGTITCNYDGKKKYKTIIGKNVFIGSDTQLVAPVSIADDTLVAAGSTVTKDSNKGDLIITRNAQINKPMYFYKFFGKNDEK